One region of Chryseobacterium sp. C-71 genomic DNA includes:
- a CDS encoding ACP phosphodiesterase, which translates to MNFLAHSFLTFNDGQIVGQFLEDFIRNKDRYSFPKDIQDGITLHREIDTFTDSHPALHEAKKVFSPLVRLYSGAFVDVSMDYFVANDLQLNSLKGWKDHSLKVYRVLHEHYEFLPDNFRSMLARMEQDNWLYNYRHDQNIQFSMRNVLNKAKYLDKDIPVFEAFMDNKDILQKCYDDFFPDLLAHTKAENALLQLQK; encoded by the coding sequence ATGAACTTTCTAGCCCACTCTTTTCTCACTTTCAATGACGGACAAATTGTCGGGCAGTTTCTCGAAGATTTTATCCGAAACAAAGACCGTTACTCGTTCCCGAAAGACATTCAGGATGGGATTACGTTGCATCGGGAGATCGATACGTTTACAGATTCTCATCCAGCTTTACATGAAGCGAAAAAAGTTTTCAGTCCGCTGGTAAGACTTTATTCAGGAGCTTTTGTAGATGTTTCTATGGATTATTTTGTCGCCAATGATTTGCAGCTAAATTCCTTAAAAGGTTGGAAAGATCATTCACTTAAAGTATATCGCGTTCTTCATGAACATTACGAATTTCTTCCCGATAATTTCAGATCTATGCTCGCAAGAATGGAACAGGATAATTGGTTGTACAACTACCGTCACGATCAGAATATACAATTCAGTATGAGAAATGTTTTGAATAAAGCGAAATATTTAGATAAAGATATTCCGGTATTTGAGGCTTTTATGGATAATAAAGATATTCTGCAGAAATGTTATGACGATTTTTTTCCAGATCTTTTAGCTCATACAAAGGCTGAAAATGCATTATTGCAATTGCAAAAATAG
- a CDS encoding RelA/SpoT domain-containing protein → MALKDNILKFSKRQIDDAGNVLIDNNSSVQAKEHAMEILGNFRSCHAYPINTFQSTLRQKLNKTGVDYLVSQRLKRTPSMLLKLERFPNMRLSQMQDIGGLRAILPSMTEVNQIVEIYRNMQFQHYVKNEKDYILNPKDSGYRCYHIVYKYKNLLNKNYDGLMIELQIRTRLQHAWATAVETMGTFIDHSLKSSQGPQDYLDFFALVGNAFAYLENTSTLSRFDKVSKEEIFSKVKFEANRLQIVTQLEGFSEVISNIETDKKQGSLHLIVLDISNKEVRIRTFPKISIELASTEYLKEEALIADGNKRQVVLVSSNSLDSLRKAYPSYFLDTQEFIKTLKDILAH, encoded by the coding sequence ATGGCATTAAAGGATAATATTTTAAAATTTAGTAAAAGACAAATCGATGACGCAGGTAATGTGTTGATTGATAATAATTCGTCAGTACAAGCAAAAGAGCATGCAATGGAAATATTAGGTAATTTTAGATCATGCCATGCTTACCCTATCAATACTTTTCAGTCAACATTAAGGCAGAAATTAAACAAGACGGGAGTAGATTACCTTGTTTCTCAAAGACTTAAAAGAACGCCTTCTATGTTGTTAAAGCTTGAAAGATTCCCAAATATGCGACTTTCTCAGATGCAAGATATTGGTGGACTGAGAGCAATATTACCTAGCATGACGGAAGTCAATCAAATAGTTGAGATATATAGAAATATGCAATTTCAGCATTATGTGAAAAATGAAAAAGATTATATTCTTAATCCCAAAGATTCGGGATATCGATGCTACCATATTGTTTATAAATATAAAAACTTACTGAATAAAAATTATGATGGATTAATGATTGAATTACAAATCAGAACGCGCCTACAACACGCATGGGCTACTGCAGTTGAAACAATGGGTACTTTTATTGATCATTCTCTAAAATCAAGTCAAGGACCTCAAGATTATCTCGATTTTTTTGCATTAGTAGGTAATGCATTTGCCTATTTAGAAAATACATCTACATTGTCAAGATTTGATAAGGTTTCGAAAGAAGAAATTTTTAGTAAAGTAAAATTTGAGGCAAATAGATTGCAAATAGTTACACAACTCGAAGGTTTCAGTGAGGTTATTTCAAATATCGAAACAGACAAGAAGCAAGGAAGTTTACACTTAATTGTTTTAGATATTTCAAATAAGGAAGTTAGAATACGAACTTTCCCTAAAATTTCTATTGAGCTAGCATCAACAGAGTACCTAAAGGAAGAAGCATTAATTGCTGATGGAAATAAGAGACAAGTTGTACTAGTATCTTCTAATTCATTAGATTCTTTAAGAAAAGCTTATCCAAGTTACTTCTTGGATACTCAAGAGTTTATAAAGACCTTAAAAGATATATTGGCTCATTAG
- the groL gene encoding chaperonin GroEL (60 kDa chaperone family; promotes refolding of misfolded polypeptides especially under stressful conditions; forms two stacked rings of heptamers to form a barrel-shaped 14mer; ends can be capped by GroES; misfolded proteins enter the barrel where they are refolded when GroES binds) produces MAKEIKFDIESRDALKRGVDALANAVKVTLGPKGRNVVIEKSFGAPHVTKDGVSVAKEIELEDRVENMGAQMVKEVASKTNDIAGDGTTTATVLAQAIVREGLKNVAAGANPMDLKRGIDKAVTAVVANLKEQSKQVGDSTEMVKQVASVSANNDETIGSLIAEAFGKVGKEGVITVEEAKGIDTTVDVVEGMQFDRGYQSPYFVTNPEKMTVELENPYILLVEKKISSMKELLPVLEPIAQSGKSLLIISEEVEGEALATLVVNKLRGSLKIAAVKAPGFGDRRKAMLEDIAILTGGQVISEEQGFTMENVSLDMLGTAEKVSIDKDNTTIVNGGGEESKIKGRVNQIKAQMETTTSDYDREKLQERLAKLAGGVAVLYVGAASEVEMKEKKDRVDDALNATRAAVEEGIVAGGGVAFVRAISALANLEGINADETTGIKIVKRAIEEPLRQIVANAGGEGSVIVAKVAEGSGDFGYNAKTDEYVNMLEAGIIDPTKVTRVALENAASVSGMLLTTECVITEIKSAEPAMPMGGGMPGMM; encoded by the coding sequence ATGGCAAAAGAAATAAAATTCGATATCGAGTCAAGAGACGCTCTAAAAAGAGGGGTTGATGCATTGGCTAATGCAGTAAAAGTAACTTTAGGACCAAAAGGTAGAAACGTAGTAATCGAAAAATCTTTCGGTGCACCTCACGTAACTAAAGATGGTGTTTCTGTAGCAAAAGAAATCGAACTTGAAGACAGAGTAGAAAACATGGGAGCGCAAATGGTAAAAGAAGTTGCTTCCAAAACCAATGATATCGCAGGAGATGGTACAACTACCGCTACTGTTTTGGCACAGGCTATCGTAAGAGAAGGTCTTAAGAATGTAGCTGCAGGTGCAAACCCAATGGACTTGAAAAGAGGGATCGACAAAGCAGTAACTGCTGTTGTTGCTAACCTAAAAGAACAATCTAAGCAAGTAGGTGATTCTACAGAAATGGTGAAGCAAGTGGCTTCAGTTTCTGCAAACAACGACGAAACTATCGGATCTTTGATCGCTGAAGCTTTCGGAAAAGTAGGTAAAGAAGGTGTAATCACTGTAGAAGAAGCGAAAGGTATCGATACAACAGTAGATGTTGTAGAAGGTATGCAATTTGACAGAGGGTACCAGTCTCCATATTTCGTGACAAACCCTGAGAAAATGACGGTTGAATTGGAAAACCCGTACATTCTTTTAGTTGAGAAAAAAATCTCTTCAATGAAAGAATTGCTTCCTGTTCTTGAGCCAATCGCACAAAGCGGAAAATCTTTATTGATTATTTCTGAAGAAGTTGAAGGTGAAGCTTTAGCAACATTGGTAGTAAATAAATTAAGAGGTTCTCTTAAAATTGCTGCTGTAAAAGCTCCAGGATTTGGTGACAGAAGAAAAGCTATGTTGGAAGATATCGCTATCTTAACAGGTGGACAGGTAATCTCTGAAGAGCAAGGTTTCACAATGGAAAACGTATCTCTTGATATGTTGGGAACTGCTGAGAAAGTATCGATCGACAAAGACAACACAACGATCGTAAACGGTGGTGGTGAAGAAAGCAAGATCAAAGGCAGAGTAAACCAGATCAAAGCTCAGATGGAAACGACTACTTCTGACTACGACAGAGAAAAACTACAGGAGAGATTGGCTAAATTAGCCGGTGGTGTTGCTGTATTGTATGTAGGTGCAGCTTCTGAAGTTGAAATGAAAGAGAAAAAAGACAGAGTTGACGATGCATTGAACGCTACGAGAGCAGCGGTTGAAGAAGGTATCGTTGCAGGTGGTGGTGTTGCTTTTGTAAGAGCAATTTCTGCTTTGGCAAACCTTGAAGGAATCAATGCTGATGAAACTACAGGTATCAAAATCGTAAAAAGAGCGATCGAAGAGCCATTGAGACAAATCGTTGCTAACGCAGGAGGTGAAGGTTCTGTAATCGTAGCTAAAGTTGCTGAAGGCAGCGGAGACTTCGGATACAATGCTAAAACTGACGAGTATGTAAACATGCTTGAAGCAGGAATCATCGACCCTACGAAAGTAACAAGAGTTGCCCTTGAAAATGCAGCTTCAGTTTCTGGAATGCTATTAACAACTGAGTGTGTGATCACTGAAATTAAGAGCGCAGAGCCTGCTATGCCAATGGGAGGTGGAATGCCAGGAATGATGTAG
- a CDS encoding HupE/UreJ family protein: MQDFLFYLKLGWEHIISLDALDHQLFVLALIAVYTSKDWKKILILVTAFTIGHSITLALSILDVVRLPSDWVEFLIPLTIVLTAAGNILMKNKKQSQNKTNYYLALFFGLIHGLGFANTARVIIAKNQSIAVPLLGFNIGLELGQIVIVLAILILLFILLNLFKINKKDWILFVSSGVFALALKMTLERIPF, translated from the coding sequence ATGCAGGACTTTTTATTTTATCTGAAACTCGGTTGGGAACATATTATTTCATTGGATGCGCTTGATCATCAACTATTTGTTTTAGCTTTAATTGCCGTATATACTTCAAAAGACTGGAAAAAAATCCTGATTCTGGTCACTGCTTTTACCATCGGACATTCCATAACTTTGGCTTTAAGCATTCTCGATGTGGTAAGACTTCCTTCAGATTGGGTTGAATTTTTGATTCCGCTGACGATTGTTTTGACGGCGGCCGGAAATATTCTAATGAAAAACAAAAAACAGTCGCAAAATAAAACCAATTATTATTTAGCTCTTTTCTTTGGGCTCATTCATGGATTGGGATTTGCAAATACTGCAAGAGTGATAATCGCAAAAAATCAAAGCATCGCCGTTCCGCTTTTAGGGTTTAATATTGGGCTGGAGCTCGGGCAGATTGTAATTGTGCTTGCTATTTTAATTTTGCTATTTATTCTTTTAAATCTTTTCAAAATCAATAAAAAAGACTGGATACTTTTTGTATCATCAGGTGTTTTTGCATTGGCTTTAAAAATGACTCTGGAGAGAATACCTTTTTAG
- a CDS encoding VanW family protein, which yields MMQFIKNSLPYSWKLQYRLLQRIFHEQKKPHLYAENYLNEDIGDYSVEFKQVIRRGDFHENKIHNLKIVCEKVNNLIIQPNEVFSFWKIVGKPSRKNKFKEVRNLAKNNISQDFGGGICQFSSILYYSALQNGLEIVERHSRSIEIYKENERFTPLGADAIVVFGYKDLQMKNSLLFQVQFRCYVQENELYLSILSQDEIQLSTILFKYKEFNNGVFAETLNNDQTLFKNFYIRL from the coding sequence ATGATGCAGTTTATCAAAAACTCTCTTCCCTACTCTTGGAAATTGCAGTATAGGCTATTGCAAAGGATTTTTCATGAACAAAAAAAACCTCACTTATATGCTGAAAATTATTTAAATGAAGATATTGGAGACTATTCAGTTGAATTTAAGCAAGTAATTAGAAGAGGAGATTTCCATGAAAACAAAATCCATAATTTAAAAATCGTCTGTGAAAAAGTCAACAACTTAATTATTCAGCCAAATGAAGTTTTTTCATTTTGGAAAATAGTTGGCAAACCGAGTAGAAAAAACAAATTCAAAGAAGTCCGAAATTTAGCTAAGAACAATATTTCACAGGATTTCGGTGGCGGAATCTGTCAGTTCTCATCCATTTTATATTATTCTGCTTTGCAAAACGGATTGGAAATCGTAGAAAGGCATTCTCGCTCTATTGAAATCTATAAAGAAAACGAACGTTTTACACCTTTAGGCGCAGACGCTATAGTTGTTTTTGGTTACAAAGATCTACAGATGAAAAACAGTCTCTTGTTTCAAGTACAATTCCGATGTTATGTGCAGGAAAATGAACTTTATCTCAGCATTCTTTCTCAAGATGAAATTCAACTCAGTACAATATTATTCAAATATAAAGAATTTAACAACGGAGTCTTCGCCGAAACTTTGAATAATGACCAAACTTTATTTAAAAATTTCTATATTCGTTTATGA
- a CDS encoding four helix bundle protein — protein sequence MRDFKKFEVWQLSHQLTLNIYKSTKDFPKEEIFGLTSQIRRSFASIGYNISEGSGRNSDKEFANFINIALGSSNEAENQLILSRDLNYITEIDYQNLLEDLTILKKKLVTLWNRLNGN from the coding sequence ATGAGAGATTTTAAGAAATTTGAAGTTTGGCAATTGAGTCATCAATTAACTTTAAATATTTATAAATCAACCAAAGATTTTCCAAAAGAAGAGATTTTTGGATTGACCTCTCAGATCAGAAGATCGTTCGCTTCGATTGGATATAATATTTCCGAAGGAAGCGGTAGAAATTCCGATAAAGAATTTGCTAATTTTATCAATATTGCATTAGGATCATCTAACGAAGCCGAAAACCAATTAATTCTATCTAGAGATTTAAATTACATTACCGAGATTGATTATCAAAATCTTTTAGAAGACTTAACAATACTAAAAAAGAAGCTTGTCACCCTTTGGAACAGGCTTAACGGAAATTAA
- the groES gene encoding co-chaperone GroES, protein MSVNFKPLADRVLIEPIAAETKTASGIIIPDTAKEKPQEGTVVAVGPGKVDEPTTVKVGDKVLYGKYSGSELKLDGKDFLIVKEGDLLGVIG, encoded by the coding sequence ATGTCAGTAAACTTTAAACCCTTAGCAGACAGAGTGCTTATAGAGCCCATCGCTGCAGAAACTAAAACAGCTTCAGGTATTATCATCCCAGACACCGCGAAAGAAAAACCACAAGAAGGTACAGTAGTAGCAGTAGGTCCTGGTAAAGTAGACGAGCCTACCACTGTAAAAGTAGGAGATAAAGTTCTTTATGGAAAATATTCAGGTTCTGAATTAAAATTAGACGGAAAAGATTTCTTAATTGTAAAAGAAGGAGATTTACTTGGTGTAATTGGATAA
- a CDS encoding DUF6702 family protein, whose protein sequence is MKKILFLLFVCFLSFSSFTKMIHPYHVGSVEINYNPKSRTFEVTGRFFLDDLENGLSKKYGKPFHFNDPKYKNQINEALKSYSSEYFKLKSDNQFLKVNYVGYEEDSESVNVYLESEKVENPKKVEAAVSFLYNLFDDQINLVHIIINGNRKSEKLTYPNRYLYQQF, encoded by the coding sequence ATGAAAAAAATACTATTTCTGCTTTTTGTCTGCTTTCTTTCGTTTTCGTCTTTTACTAAAATGATACACCCCTATCACGTTGGTTCGGTAGAAATCAATTACAACCCAAAATCAAGAACTTTTGAGGTTACAGGAAGATTTTTCCTGGATGATTTAGAAAATGGTTTGTCAAAAAAATACGGAAAACCTTTTCATTTTAATGATCCAAAATATAAAAATCAGATTAATGAGGCTCTGAAAAGCTACAGTTCTGAATATTTTAAGCTTAAATCAGATAATCAGTTTTTAAAAGTAAATTACGTTGGTTATGAAGAAGACAGCGAATCCGTCAATGTTTATCTTGAATCTGAAAAAGTAGAAAATCCTAAAAAAGTAGAAGCTGCTGTGAGTTTTCTGTATAATCTATTTGATGATCAGATTAATTTGGTTCATATCATCATCAACGGAAACCGTAAAAGTGAAAAACTGACGTATCCGAATCGATATTTATATCAACAGTTTTAA
- a CDS encoding M1 family metallopeptidase, translating to MQLKVTALSVFLYVGVSAQNIQNNPGSNHGNRFEQLGTILPTPNVYRAASGAPGQAYWQNRADYDITAYLDEDKRNLKGSETVTYHNNSPDDLDYIWLQLDENQQSSVKKADYQFSSTLPKSVNDQQLKTTEIPAKDNGYGVNLEKVTDASGNPLKYTVNKTMMRIDLPKVLKKGEKFIFKIDWNYNIPNRMKMGGRGGYENFAEDGNDLYTITQWFPRMCVYSDFQGWQNHQFTGRGEFALVFGNYKVSMNVPADHVIGGTGECKNYEQVLTSEQLSRYKKSQTSSEPVEIVTLDEAKKAEKNHSKQRKTWVFEAKDVRDFAWTASRKFVWDAMGVTIPENNNKVMAMSFYPKEAYGLYRKYSTKAVAHTIKTYSEFTIPYPYPVAQSVEASNGMEYPMICFNFGRTEKDGTYSEGIKNGMIGVIIHEVGHNFFPMIINSDERQWSWMDEGLNTFTEYLTEEKWDNKFPSKRGPAWTITDYMKLPKDQLEPIMSNSENIIQFGPNAYAKPATGLNILRETIMGRELFDKAFKTYSKRWAFKHPEPADFFRTMEDASGEDLDWFWRGWFYGTDPVDIAIDKVTMATPDLTAVKQADETKYKVEKPLQNEFEDISKIRNREDKTITFEVEKDKDLQDFYYRYDRGQEKVDANKEYTFKTEGSIAVDKKDQERLKNITAYQIDFVNKGGLVMPIILEFTFEDGSKLKDKSSAQIWRQNEKKVSKTFYFDKKVKSIQLDPMRETADIDISNNLWSNDQSSSETSKFQVFKQKQEGAVRGGGTGKVNPMQAAGKKK from the coding sequence ATGCAACTAAAAGTAACGGCACTTTCGGTATTTCTATATGTAGGTGTTTCTGCACAAAATATTCAAAATAATCCTGGCAGCAACCACGGAAACAGATTTGAACAGCTGGGAACGATTCTACCCACGCCTAACGTTTACAGAGCAGCTTCAGGAGCGCCCGGGCAAGCCTATTGGCAAAACAGAGCCGACTATGATATTACAGCATACTTAGATGAGGATAAAAGAAATTTAAAAGGTTCGGAAACGGTTACCTATCATAATAATTCGCCCGATGATTTAGATTATATCTGGCTACAATTGGATGAAAACCAGCAGTCAAGCGTCAAAAAAGCAGATTATCAGTTCTCCTCTACGTTACCAAAATCTGTCAACGATCAACAGCTTAAAACTACCGAAATTCCAGCAAAAGACAATGGCTACGGAGTAAATTTGGAAAAAGTGACTGATGCCTCAGGCAACCCTTTGAAATATACTGTCAACAAAACGATGATGCGTATTGATTTGCCTAAAGTTCTGAAAAAAGGCGAAAAATTCATCTTCAAAATAGACTGGAATTATAACATCCCAAACCGTATGAAAATGGGAGGCCGTGGCGGATATGAAAACTTCGCTGAAGACGGAAACGATTTGTACACCATCACCCAATGGTTTCCAAGAATGTGTGTGTACAGTGATTTCCAAGGATGGCAGAATCATCAGTTTACAGGAAGAGGCGAATTTGCTTTGGTTTTTGGGAATTATAAAGTTTCGATGAACGTTCCTGCCGATCATGTGATTGGTGGAACCGGAGAGTGCAAAAATTACGAGCAGGTTTTAACTTCTGAACAATTATCAAGATATAAAAAATCTCAAACTTCGAGCGAGCCTGTAGAAATCGTGACTTTGGATGAAGCTAAAAAAGCAGAGAAAAATCATTCAAAACAGAGAAAAACCTGGGTTTTTGAGGCTAAAGATGTAAGAGATTTTGCTTGGACGGCTTCCAGAAAATTTGTTTGGGATGCGATGGGCGTTACGATTCCTGAAAACAACAATAAAGTAATGGCGATGAGTTTCTATCCGAAGGAAGCCTACGGTCTTTACAGAAAATATTCTACGAAAGCTGTTGCTCATACGATTAAAACCTATTCAGAATTTACGATTCCGTATCCTTATCCGGTTGCTCAGTCTGTGGAAGCTTCGAATGGAATGGAATATCCGATGATCTGTTTCAACTTTGGACGAACCGAAAAAGACGGGACTTACTCCGAGGGAATTAAAAACGGAATGATAGGAGTGATTATTCATGAAGTAGGGCACAACTTTTTCCCGATGATCATCAATTCAGACGAAAGACAGTGGAGCTGGATGGATGAGGGTTTAAATACCTTCACAGAATATCTTACCGAAGAAAAATGGGATAATAAATTCCCGTCAAAACGTGGTCCGGCGTGGACGATCACAGATTACATGAAACTTCCTAAAGATCAACTGGAACCGATCATGAGTAATTCTGAAAACATTATTCAGTTTGGCCCGAATGCGTATGCAAAACCGGCAACCGGATTGAATATTCTCCGTGAAACCATCATGGGAAGAGAGCTTTTCGATAAAGCATTTAAAACGTATTCTAAAAGATGGGCATTTAAACATCCTGAGCCAGCAGATTTTTTCAGAACAATGGAAGATGCGAGCGGTGAAGATCTTGATTGGTTCTGGAGAGGTTGGTTTTACGGTACAGATCCTGTAGACATTGCGATTGATAAAGTAACGATGGCAACTCCCGACTTAACTGCGGTAAAGCAAGCTGATGAAACAAAATATAAAGTTGAAAAACCTTTGCAAAATGAATTTGAAGATATTTCGAAAATCAGAAACAGAGAAGACAAAACCATCACTTTTGAGGTAGAAAAAGATAAAGATCTACAGGATTTTTATTACCGATATGACCGTGGACAGGAAAAAGTGGATGCTAATAAAGAGTACACTTTCAAGACTGAAGGAAGTATAGCTGTGGACAAGAAAGATCAGGAAAGACTTAAAAATATCACCGCATATCAAATAGATTTTGTAAATAAAGGCGGATTGGTAATGCCGATCATTCTAGAATTTACTTTTGAAGACGGTTCAAAATTAAAAGACAAATCGTCTGCACAAATCTGGAGACAGAACGAAAAGAAAGTTTCTAAGACGTTTTATTTCGACAAAAAGGTAAAATCTATCCAGCTTGATCCTATGAGAGAAACAGCGGACATCGATATATCAAACAACCTTTGGAGCAATGACCAATCTTCTTCTGAAACTTCAAAATTCCAGGTGTTTAAACAAAAACAGGAAGGTGCTGTAAGAGGCGGCGGAACAGGAAAGGTCAATCCGATGCAGGCTGCGGGGAAGAAAAAGTAA